One window of the Crassaminicella thermophila genome contains the following:
- a CDS encoding acyltransferase, with amino-acid sequence MKKILFLMLYYFVGRHLPSSQSPYSFGAKKLRYFLCKGLFKETGKNVNIEHGAFFGKGSDITIGDNSGLGIDCRVSGPLKIGKNVMMGPEVMIYTSNHRIDDLDKPIIMQGETPKELVEIEDDVWIGARAIILPGIKIGKGAVVAAGAIVTKDVPKFAVVGGNPAKIIKFRK; translated from the coding sequence ATGAAAAAGATACTTTTTTTAATGCTTTATTATTTTGTCGGAAGACATTTACCAAGCTCTCAGAGTCCATATTCTTTTGGGGCAAAGAAATTAAGATATTTTTTGTGCAAAGGATTATTTAAAGAAACAGGGAAAAATGTAAATATTGAACATGGTGCTTTTTTTGGAAAGGGTAGTGACATAACAATAGGAGATAACTCAGGATTAGGTATTGACTGTAGAGTTTCAGGACCTTTAAAAATAGGAAAGAATGTGATGATGGGACCAGAAGTAATGATTTATACTTCAAATCATAGAATTGATGATCTAGATAAACCTATCATTATGCAAGGAGAAACCCCTAAGGAATTAGTAGAAATAGAAGATGATGTTTGGATTGGAGCAAGGGCAATTATTTTGCCGGGTATAAAGATTGGCAAAGGTGCTGTTGTAGCAGCAGGAGCAATTGTTACAAAGGATGTTCCAAAGTTTGCTGTTGTAGGAGGAAATCCTGCAAAGATTATTAAATTTCGTAAATGA
- a CDS encoding glycosyltransferase family protein: protein MKKSVLIFSLLNWESKLLHREHMLAKYFSKKGFDVYYIQKENIRSFNQLKLKPNIYKDNDINIVSVQAFPYFKGKIKSIYNINDYIIKKQLKEIFYLFKDPLIILESPYWIKGIEESRDNKGIICYDISDDLSQFATNEKWKKQLLSYERETINRSDILFVTAEKLKEKAKNHPNLYLVENGVDLDEFKNAKKILKDYDGPICGFIGGIFEWIDFDLIDKAAKRYPNYNFVLIGPTDRPNKLEYLCKNSNVYYLGEKDKKEIGNYYASFDIGLIPFVSEESYPRLKTVNSNKVFQYCYFGYPVLSTSFTQVRGLKDFVSVCESKEEFINKIEICLKENNMDLENKRKSYAMENSWENKVEQMIAFVKNIGV from the coding sequence ATGAAAAAGAGTGTTCTTATATTTTCATTATTAAATTGGGAAAGTAAACTTTTGCATAGAGAGCATATGCTTGCAAAATATTTTAGTAAGAAAGGGTTTGATGTTTATTATATTCAAAAGGAGAATATAAGAAGTTTTAATCAGTTGAAATTAAAGCCTAATATTTATAAAGATAATGACATAAATATTGTTAGTGTACAAGCATTTCCTTATTTTAAAGGGAAAATTAAAAGTATCTATAATATTAATGATTATATAATTAAAAAACAATTAAAGGAAATCTTTTATTTGTTTAAAGACCCTCTTATTATATTAGAATCTCCTTACTGGATTAAAGGAATTGAAGAAAGTCGAGACAATAAGGGGATTATTTGCTATGATATTAGTGACGATTTATCACAGTTTGCAACAAATGAAAAATGGAAAAAACAATTACTTTCTTATGAAAGAGAAACCATCAATAGATCAGATATTTTATTTGTTACAGCTGAAAAATTAAAGGAGAAAGCAAAAAATCATCCTAATTTATATCTTGTTGAAAATGGCGTTGATTTAGATGAATTTAAAAATGCAAAAAAGATACTAAAAGATTATGATGGACCTATCTGTGGTTTTATTGGGGGAATTTTTGAATGGATTGATTTTGATTTGATAGATAAAGCAGCTAAAAGGTATCCAAATTATAACTTCGTACTTATTGGTCCTACTGATAGACCAAATAAATTAGAATATTTGTGTAAAAACTCAAATGTTTATTACTTAGGAGAAAAAGATAAAAAGGAAATAGGAAATTATTATGCAAGCTTTGATATAGGATTGATCCCTTTTGTTTCAGAAGAAAGCTATCCGAGACTTAAGACTGTGAATTCTAATAAGGTTTTTCAGTATTGTTATTTTGGCTATCCAGTTCTTTCTACAAGTTTTACACAGGTAAGAGGTTTAAAGGATTTTGTATCTGTATGTGAAAGCAAAGAAGAATTTATTAATAAAATAGAAATATGTTTAAAAGAGAATAACATGGATTTGGAAAATAAAAGGAAGTCTTATGCCATGGAAAATTCTTGGGAAAATAAAGTAGAACAAATGATTGCTTTTGTCAAAAACATAGGGGTGTAA
- a CDS encoding glycosyltransferase, producing the protein MKVIHVISGGDIGGAKTHVISLLKELKNRIDVDLVCFMEATFSEEAKKNGINTEVIVQKGRWDIGAVKKLADKIKTKKYDIIHCHGARANFIAILLKLFCSVPTVTTIHSDYRLDFQGDIFKNIVFKNINAFSLRFIDYYIGVSNSFKDMMIERGFPKDKVYSVYNGISFDEKISCINKEEFYKKYGIPYEKDSIYVGIMGRLHPVKGHEVFLDGAALAYKKNKDLRFLIAGDGEEEERLKEYARKLNIDHVTHFLGFMKNPYDFFNAIDINTLTSYSESFPYVILEGAIMKKPIISSRVGGIEDMIFNGDTGYVFEKGDFKSLGDRILSLAQSKEMRFKIGNNLYNFVKENFSTKNMADQHIKIYEKIIQNKR; encoded by the coding sequence ATGAAAGTAATACATGTGATTAGTGGTGGAGATATAGGCGGTGCCAAAACCCATGTAATTAGTTTATTAAAAGAACTAAAAAATAGAATTGATGTAGATTTGGTTTGTTTTATGGAAGCTACATTTTCTGAAGAAGCAAAGAAAAATGGAATAAATACAGAAGTTATTGTTCAAAAAGGAAGATGGGATATAGGAGCTGTAAAAAAATTAGCAGATAAAATAAAAACTAAAAAATATGATATAATCCACTGCCATGGAGCAAGGGCAAATTTTATTGCAATTTTGCTAAAGCTTTTTTGTAGTGTGCCTACTGTTACAACAATTCATAGTGATTATCGGCTAGATTTTCAAGGGGATATTTTTAAAAATATTGTTTTTAAAAATATAAATGCCTTTTCATTAAGATTTATTGACTATTATATAGGTGTATCTAATAGTTTTAAAGATATGATGATAGAAAGAGGCTTTCCAAAGGATAAGGTCTATTCAGTATATAATGGGATTTCTTTTGATGAGAAAATAAGTTGTATAAACAAAGAAGAATTTTATAAAAAGTATGGTATTCCTTATGAAAAAGATTCAATATATGTTGGAATTATGGGAAGATTACATCCTGTTAAAGGCCATGAAGTTTTTTTGGATGGTGCTGCTTTAGCTTATAAAAAGAATAAGGATTTGAGGTTTTTAATAGCTGGAGATGGAGAAGAAGAAGAAAGATTAAAAGAGTATGCAAGGAAGCTGAATATAGATCATGTTACACATTTTTTAGGATTTATGAAAAATCCTTACGATTTTTTTAATGCCATTGATATTAATACATTAACTTCTTATAGTGAAAGTTTTCCATATGTAATTTTAGAGGGGGCTATTATGAAAAAGCCAATTATAAGTTCACGGGTTGGTGGTATTGAGGATATGATTTTTAATGGAGATACAGGGTATGTGTTTGAAAAAGGAGATTTTAAAAGTTTAGGAGATAGAATATTATCATTAGCTCAATCAAAGGAAATGCGCTTTAAAATAGGAAATAATTTGTACAATTTTGTTAAAGAGAATTTTTCAACGAAGAACATGGCAGACCAACATATAAAAATTTATGAAAAAATTATTCAAAACAAAAGATAG
- a CDS encoding DUF4330 domain-containing protein, with protein MKLIDEKGRLFGKINLFDLLVVVVIFALIGGASYKFSVSNKNVAINESDLKVKLWVADIKDVTVNVINVGDIVKEYDSNLVFGEIIKKEVKPHYEEVKTSDGRVVNAPVEGKYDVYLTLKCRGIDSENAIAIASKEVRIGGKIVIKHKLYAVQSRAVEIIEQ; from the coding sequence ATGAAGTTAATAGATGAAAAAGGTAGATTATTTGGGAAAATTAATTTATTTGATTTACTTGTAGTAGTTGTTATTTTTGCATTGATAGGCGGAGCAAGTTATAAATTTTCAGTTTCTAATAAAAATGTTGCTATAAATGAATCAGACTTAAAGGTTAAATTATGGGTTGCAGACATAAAAGATGTTACAGTAAATGTTATCAATGTAGGAGATATTGTAAAGGAATACGATAGTAACTTGGTTTTTGGAGAAATTATTAAAAAAGAAGTAAAGCCGCATTATGAAGAGGTTAAAACTAGTGATGGGCGTGTAGTGAATGCACCTGTAGAGGGAAAATATGATGTATATTTAACTCTAAAGTGTAGAGGTATTGATAGTGAAAATGCTATAGCAATAGCTAGTAAGGAAGTAAGAATTGGTGGGAAAATTGTAATTAAACATAAATTATATGCTGTTCAAAGTAGAGCTGTTGAAATTATTGAACAATAA
- a CDS encoding O-antigen ligase family protein produces MNLIFDKDKGIELGLILGIFAMPFITFKYISLLMFCTFGCFFLKKLYKKEKICFTPIDGYLLIFLLVLIFSAIFSITKNQSMKELFVYISILLMVFMVTRSFDKKTLNQLLMFFIIAATFVAIYGIYQYLTGAVGGHGWVDVKTNPNLKARAYSTMDNPNILAEYLVIAGSLSVALFLNSKNIYRKVFLFGTTGIILLCLLFTFSRGGWIAFALSMFIILASENKKIIPIAILLGFISLFFLPDVVLDRIKTIGSVKDSSNAYRFLIWAASIKMLKDFWASGVGLGYAAFVKVYPNYTLAGIKAAHAHNSYLQIAIETGILGLLAFLMSVLKAYMIGIFNVYKSKDPFFKRISAASIGAISGLMVHGMVEHILFDYRVIFSFWFAIAIIIASYNNIVFNKNN; encoded by the coding sequence ATGAATTTGATTTTCGATAAAGATAAAGGAATAGAGCTTGGATTGATTCTAGGTATATTTGCCATGCCTTTTATTACTTTTAAGTATATTTCATTACTTATGTTTTGTACATTCGGATGCTTTTTCTTAAAAAAATTATATAAAAAAGAGAAAATATGCTTTACACCTATAGATGGTTATTTATTGATATTTTTATTAGTTTTAATTTTTTCTGCAATATTTTCTATTACGAAAAATCAAAGTATGAAAGAATTATTTGTTTATATATCTATTCTTTTAATGGTTTTTATGGTTACAAGAAGCTTTGACAAAAAGACACTAAATCAACTTTTAATGTTTTTTATTATTGCAGCAACTTTTGTAGCCATTTATGGAATTTATCAATATTTAACAGGAGCAGTAGGAGGACATGGATGGGTAGATGTAAAAACGAATCCAAATTTGAAAGCTAGAGCATATTCTACTATGGATAATCCAAACATATTAGCTGAATACCTAGTGATTGCAGGAAGTTTATCTGTTGCATTGTTTTTAAATAGTAAAAATATCTATAGAAAAGTATTCTTATTTGGAACAACAGGGATTATACTACTTTGTTTGCTGTTTACTTTTTCACGTGGTGGCTGGATTGCTTTTGCATTATCTATGTTTATCATTTTAGCTTCAGAGAATAAAAAAATAATTCCTATTGCCATATTGTTAGGATTTATATCATTATTCTTTTTACCGGATGTTGTATTAGATCGTATTAAAACCATAGGGAGTGTAAAGGATAGTTCAAATGCTTATAGATTTTTAATATGGGCTGCTTCTATAAAGATGTTAAAGGATTTTTGGGCAAGTGGTGTTGGATTAGGATATGCTGCATTTGTGAAGGTTTATCCTAATTATACATTAGCAGGAATAAAAGCTGCTCATGCACATAATTCATATTTGCAAATTGCTATTGAAACAGGAATATTGGGTTTATTAGCATTTCTAATGAGTGTATTGAAAGCTTATATGATAGGAATTTTTAATGTATATAAATCTAAAGATCCTTTCTTTAAGAGAATTTCTGCAGCTTCTATTGGTGCAATCTCAGGATTAATGGTTCATGGTATGGTAGAGCATATTTTGTTTGATTATCGTGTTATTTTTTCATTTTGGTTTGCAATAGCAATCATCATTGCTTCCTACAACAATATTGTCTTTAATAAAAATAATTAA
- the csaB gene encoding polysaccharide pyruvyl transferase CsaB, with amino-acid sequence MKKVFIFGYYGFKNLGDEAILSSIIKTLKENEPSVKIYALSYNVNHTEKIHGIIGVSRNHIKDIIYAIKNADLVISGGGSLLQDVTSSRSLLYYLGIIGISKLFKKPVLFFSNGFGPVKRKFNQYLTSKIVNKVDKIIVRDKQSKLDMEEIGINIPIEVTTDATFVLESVHKERVKKIFRDEMIPLDKPLIGISVRPWYVKENFIENMAKFSDYVIDKGVNVLFIPMQPAKDMEISKKIMNKMKKEAFILKREYKPDEILGIIKSLDILVGMRLHALIFAAIGTVPMIGIEYDPKIAAFLESVEQKNIGKVENLDVLNLCMAFDYLWEHKNHKTLALMDKVMKLKKNVNKNKEVLKEMIQ; translated from the coding sequence ATGAAGAAAGTTTTTATTTTTGGCTACTATGGATTTAAAAACTTAGGAGATGAAGCTATTTTATCTTCTATTATTAAAACATTAAAAGAAAATGAGCCTTCTGTTAAAATATATGCTTTGTCATATAATGTAAATCATACGGAAAAAATTCATGGAATTATAGGGGTATCAAGAAACCATATAAAAGATATTATCTATGCTATTAAAAATGCAGATTTAGTTATTAGCGGTGGAGGCTCATTATTACAGGATGTTACGAGTAGTCGTTCTCTCTTATATTATTTAGGAATTATTGGGATTTCTAAATTATTTAAAAAGCCTGTTTTATTTTTTAGTAATGGATTTGGACCGGTTAAAAGAAAATTTAATCAATATTTAACTAGCAAAATAGTAAATAAAGTAGATAAAATTATCGTAAGAGATAAACAATCAAAATTAGATATGGAAGAAATAGGAATAAACATTCCTATAGAAGTAACGACAGATGCTACCTTTGTTCTTGAAAGTGTTCACAAAGAAAGGGTCAAAAAAATTTTTAGAGATGAAATGATTCCACTAGATAAACCTTTGATCGGAATTTCTGTAAGACCTTGGTATGTAAAAGAAAATTTTATTGAAAACATGGCAAAATTTTCAGATTATGTTATCGATAAAGGAGTAAATGTATTATTTATCCCTATGCAGCCAGCAAAAGATATGGAAATATCTAAAAAAATTATGAACAAAATGAAAAAAGAAGCCTTTATACTTAAAAGAGAATATAAACCAGATGAAATCTTAGGAATTATTAAAAGTTTAGACATACTAGTAGGTATGAGACTGCATGCTCTTATATTTGCAGCAATTGGGACAGTACCAATGATAGGAATAGAATATGATCCAAAGATAGCTGCTTTTTTAGAATCGGTAGAGCAAAAAAATATAGGAAAAGTTGAAAACTTAGATGTACTGAATCTTTGTATGGCTTTTGATTATTTATGGGAGCATAAAAATCATAAAACATTAGCTTTAATGGATAAAGTAATGAAACTAAAGAAAAATGTAAATAAAAACAAAGAAGTTCTTAAGGAAATGATACAGTAA
- a CDS encoding WecB/TagA/CpsF family glycosyltransferase, protein MRETANILGVPIDIVTNESAFEKFKSLLRGEKCSVIVTPNSEIVMAASKDERLKGILKESDLCIPDGIGLIYASKIHNLGLTERVTGVDFMYKILSYCNDNDKSIYILGGKVGVAEKACKNIKNKFPNIKIKGFRDGYFKEAEERKIIEKINELKPDVLFVGLGAPKQEIWMNKYKEKLNVKVAMGIGGSIDIWAGTAKRAPEIFQKLGLEWFYRLLKEPWRYKRMMALPKFMLKVIFRNK, encoded by the coding sequence GTGAGAGAAACTGCAAACATTTTAGGGGTGCCAATTGATATTGTTACAAATGAAAGTGCTTTTGAAAAATTTAAAAGCTTACTAAGGGGAGAGAAATGTTCAGTAATTGTAACACCGAATTCTGAAATTGTTATGGCTGCAAGTAAAGATGAAAGATTAAAGGGAATACTTAAAGAATCTGATTTATGTATTCCTGATGGAATAGGACTAATATATGCTTCAAAAATACATAATCTAGGTCTTACTGAGAGAGTAACTGGTGTAGACTTTATGTATAAAATACTAAGTTATTGTAATGATAATGATAAATCTATTTATATATTAGGAGGAAAAGTAGGAGTTGCAGAGAAGGCTTGTAAAAATATCAAAAATAAATTTCCAAACATAAAAATAAAAGGATTTAGGGATGGATATTTTAAAGAGGCAGAGGAAAGAAAGATAATAGAAAAGATCAATGAGTTAAAACCAGACGTTTTATTTGTAGGATTAGGTGCACCAAAACAAGAAATATGGATGAATAAATATAAAGAAAAGCTTAATGTGAAAGTCGCAATGGGTATTGGAGGAAGTATTGATATTTGGGCTGGAACAGCTAAAAGAGCACCTGAAATTTTTCAAAAGTTAGGGTTAGAATGGTTTTATAGATTACTTAAAGAGCCTTGGAGATATAAAAGGATGATGGCCCTTCCTAAATTTATGCTAAAAGTAATTTTTCGTAACAAATAA
- a CDS encoding YitT family protein, translating to MTERLKGTILFDYILITIGTLIMAFGLMFFLEPNTIAPGGVTGLAIVIQKISGIPIDITNLVINIPLFIIGLMVLGKKFGLKTAYGTLTLSLFIRLIITILGEDIVGVEDLLLSALYGGVLMGVGIGLVFKGGGTTGGTDLAGAILNKYIPNLSIPKLMMVIDLMIVATAGIVNKKLETALYSVIALYIIVKIADFIIEGLNYAKAFFIISNYPKEIGEEIMRTLDRGVTVLQGRGMYTGNDKDVLLCIVDRSQVAKLKNIVHAIDENAFIMVTTVHEVLGEGFKEKNT from the coding sequence ATGACAGAGAGATTAAAGGGTACCATTTTATTTGATTATATATTAATAACAATAGGGACTTTAATAATGGCTTTTGGATTAATGTTTTTCTTAGAGCCAAATACAATTGCACCAGGTGGTGTAACAGGACTTGCTATTGTTATACAAAAAATATCAGGAATTCCTATTGATATAACAAACTTAGTCATAAACATTCCATTATTTATTATTGGTCTTATGGTTTTAGGAAAAAAATTTGGATTGAAAACTGCTTATGGCACACTTACCCTGTCATTGTTTATAAGATTGATTATTACAATTTTAGGAGAAGATATCGTTGGTGTAGAAGATTTATTGTTATCAGCTTTATATGGAGGTGTATTAATGGGTGTTGGCATTGGATTGGTATTTAAAGGTGGCGGAACTACCGGTGGTACTGATTTAGCTGGTGCAATACTCAATAAATACATACCAAATTTAAGTATTCCTAAGCTGATGATGGTTATAGACTTAATGATTGTAGCAACTGCAGGTATTGTAAATAAAAAATTAGAAACAGCTTTATATTCTGTAATTGCACTGTATATAATTGTAAAAATTGCAGACTTTATTATTGAAGGATTGAACTATGCAAAGGCATTTTTTATCATTTCTAATTATCCTAAGGAAATAGGAGAAGAAATTATGCGTACCCTTGATAGAGGTGTGACCGTTTTGCAGGGAAGAGGAATGTATACAGGAAATGATAAAGATGTACTTTTGTGTATTGTTGATAGGTCACAAGTAGCAAAATTAAAAAATATTGTGCATGCCATAGATGAAAATGCTTTTATCATGGTTACCACAGTCCATGAAGTGTTAGGAGAAGGTTTCAAAGAAAAAAATACATAA
- a CDS encoding transketolase, producing the protein MAKVDYEKLKNIATEIRKGIIKSINAAGSGHPGGSLSAADILTVLYFYKMKVDPKNPKMEDRDRFVLSKGHAAPVLYATLAEKGFFSKEELLKLRHMGSMLQGHPDMKKVPGIEISTGSLGQGFSCSIGMALAAKLDKKDNRIYALLGDGEVQEGLVWEAAMAAGHYKLDNLTAILDYNGMQIDGKNDEVMTINPIKEKWESFGWYVIEIDGHNFEEIIKAFDKAETIKDKPTMIIAKTIKGKGVSFMENQVGWHGTAPKDEEAEKALKELGGC; encoded by the coding sequence TTGGCAAAAGTAGATTATGAAAAATTAAAAAATATTGCCACAGAGATTCGAAAGGGGATTATTAAATCCATTAATGCTGCAGGTTCAGGACATCCAGGAGGATCATTATCAGCTGCAGACATTTTAACTGTTTTATATTTTTATAAAATGAAGGTTGATCCTAAAAATCCTAAAATGGAAGATAGAGATCGATTTGTATTATCAAAAGGACATGCAGCTCCAGTTCTTTATGCAACATTAGCAGAAAAAGGATTTTTCTCTAAGGAAGAATTGCTTAAGCTAAGACATATGGGATCAATGCTTCAGGGACATCCTGATATGAAAAAAGTGCCAGGAATTGAAATATCTACAGGTTCTTTAGGACAAGGATTTTCATGTAGTATTGGTATGGCATTAGCTGCGAAGCTTGATAAAAAAGATAATAGAATTTATGCTTTACTTGGAGATGGAGAAGTACAAGAAGGTCTTGTTTGGGAGGCAGCAATGGCTGCTGGCCATTATAAACTAGATAATTTAACAGCAATACTAGATTATAATGGTATGCAAATAGATGGAAAAAATGATGAAGTTATGACTATTAATCCTATAAAGGAAAAATGGGAAAGCTTTGGATGGTATGTTATTGAAATTGATGGACATAACTTTGAAGAAATTATTAAAGCATTTGATAAGGCAGAAACAATAAAGGATAAACCGACTATGATTATTGCAAAAACTATTAAAGGAAAAGGCGTTTCATTTATGGAAAATCAAGTAGGCTGGCATGGTACTGCACCTAAAGATGAAGAAGCAGAAAAAGCATTAAAGGAATTAGGGGGGTGCTAA
- a CDS encoding transketolase family protein translates to MSEKIATREAYGKALVDLGKVNEKVVVLDADLSKSTKTATFKKEFPNRFFNMGIAEQNLMGTAAGFATCGKISFASTFAMFASGRAFEIIRNSICYSNLNVKVCATHAGITVGEDGASHQALEDLAIMRAIPNMVVLNPADAVSAKKAVFAMAEYDGPVYSRFGRAAVPVIYDEDMEFEIGKGIEVKEGKDVTIIATGIMVAEALEARELLLKEGIKARVIDIHTIKPIDEEIIIKAAKETGAIVTAEEHNIIGGLGSAVAEVLTENKPVPMKRIGTKDTFGESGKPNELMEKYGLTAAHIAEAVKEVINKK, encoded by the coding sequence ATGAGTGAAAAAATTGCTACAAGAGAAGCCTATGGAAAAGCATTAGTAGATTTAGGAAAAGTTAATGAAAAGGTTGTTGTATTAGATGCAGATTTATCAAAATCAACAAAGACTGCTACATTTAAAAAGGAATTCCCAAATAGATTTTTTAATATGGGAATAGCAGAACAAAACTTAATGGGAACAGCAGCAGGATTTGCAACATGTGGAAAAATTTCATTTGCAAGTACCTTTGCTATGTTTGCATCAGGTAGAGCTTTTGAAATTATAAGAAACTCCATATGCTATTCAAACCTAAATGTAAAGGTATGTGCAACACATGCAGGGATTACAGTAGGAGAGGATGGAGCTTCTCATCAAGCTTTAGAAGATTTAGCAATAATGCGTGCTATTCCGAATATGGTAGTATTAAATCCAGCTGATGCCGTATCAGCAAAAAAAGCTGTATTTGCTATGGCGGAATATGATGGTCCTGTTTATTCAAGATTTGGTAGAGCTGCCGTACCGGTTATTTATGATGAAGATATGGAATTTGAAATTGGAAAAGGAATAGAAGTAAAGGAAGGGAAAGATGTAACAATTATTGCAACAGGAATTATGGTTGCAGAGGCATTAGAAGCAAGAGAACTTCTATTAAAAGAAGGAATAAAAGCAAGGGTAATCGATATTCATACAATAAAGCCTATTGATGAAGAAATTATTATAAAGGCTGCAAAAGAGACAGGTGCTATTGTTACAGCAGAAGAACATAATATTATTGGTGGCCTTGGGTCAGCTGTTGCAGAAGTTTTAACAGAAAATAAACCTGTACCAATGAAAAGAATAGGAACAAAAGATACTTTTGGTGAATCAGGAAAACCAAATGAATTGATGGAAAAATACGGTTTAACTGCAGCTCATATTGCAGAAGCTGTAAAAGAAGTGATAAATAAAAAATAA
- a CDS encoding BMC domain-containing protein produces MRYYGEEALGLIETVGMVPALEAADKMLKAANVELVSYENIGSTLVTIMVKGDVAAVKASVEAGATAAAAIGKLTAQNVMPRPIRSIGDIVSIYDVDK; encoded by the coding sequence ATGAGATATTATGGAGAAGAAGCATTAGGTCTTATTGAAACAGTAGGAATGGTTCCTGCACTTGAGGCAGCAGATAAAATGTTAAAGGCTGCTAATGTTGAGTTGGTATCATATGAAAATATTGGTTCTACGCTTGTTACGATTATGGTAAAGGGCGATGTTGCTGCTGTTAAGGCATCTGTGGAGGCAGGAGCAACAGCAGCTGCTGCAATAGGAAAATTAACAGCACAAAATGTTATGCCACGACCTATTAGAAGTATTGGAGACATTGTTTCTATATATGATGTTGATAAGTAA
- a CDS encoding BMC domain-containing protein: MSRYNALGLIETFGIVFVLEAADAMCKAADVDLIGFENVASGYISVLVQGDVGACKAAVEAGIKAVEDMNAEVYSSVVIASPHQDLEKIISRYSLDVLNA; encoded by the coding sequence ATGAGCAGATACAATGCTTTAGGTTTAATAGAAACATTTGGTATAGTTTTTGTTTTAGAAGCTGCAGACGCGATGTGTAAAGCTGCAGATGTTGATTTGATAGGTTTTGAAAACGTAGCTTCTGGTTATATTTCTGTATTAGTTCAAGGAGATGTAGGAGCGTGTAAAGCAGCTGTAGAAGCTGGTATAAAGGCTGTGGAAGACATGAATGCTGAAGTTTATAGCTCAGTTGTTATTGCAAGTCCACATCAGGATCTTGAAAAAATTATTTCACGCTATTCACTTGATGTTTTGAATGCTTAA